The bacterium sequence TTCGCCTCGTCTTTCTTTTCCTCTCTCAGCGCGTGGGCTTCCTTGAAAGAAAGGAGGTAGAGGAATTCCAATTGAATGGAAATGTGGTCGGAGCGCTCTTTTCCCTCTTGCGGAGTCACACCAAAGGCCCGGTACAATCCTCCCAAATCGGAAAGAAAATCCGACTGCTGAAAAAGGTGCATGTTTCCATACTCAGTCTCGTAGGGAGGACATAGCTTCGATATGGTGTGGCCGAAGACCTCCTGATAAAAGAGCTCGAATTTTTTGAGGCTGTTCGTATCGCGCAGGGGAAGGCCGTCCGCGTAACGGCGCAAGCAGCGGTACTCTTTTCCCTCGGCGAGCTGCGCGCACGCGTCAGCGAACGTGCCGCGCGCCTCATCTCCCGCGATCTCGGCCCAGGTCGTCTCATCCGGGTACCGGAAACAGGCGGCGAGATGGGCATAGATGCGGCTCCTCGCCAGGGGGAGCATCACCTCCCGGGAAACTGTGGGATTCATCCGCGCTCCTCCTTAAATGCTGTTGGGCCGCTCGGCCGGCCGCCTCTGGAAAGGCTCCTCGATGGTGAGCCGCACAATCTCTTTCCCCTTGTTGTCGTAGCCAATAACCGTGTCGTTGAACAAAGCCCAGGGCTTTCCGTTGATCTTCGTTTCGAAAACCTTGGGGCCTTCCTTGATCTCGTAGCGGAAGACGATGGCTTGCTGAGCGCGGAAGAGCTGCATCACGGCGAGAAGCTCCCGCGAGGGCGCCGCATAGCGCTCGATCGCCTGATCGACTCCCGGCCCGAACATCTGATGCAGGTAGGGCCGCGGCACCCAGCGCGGCGGGATGTAGTAGCCGTTCGGCTCCGTCCCGAATTGGGGATAAAGGGGCAGCGCCACTTTTTCCTTCTTCACCAGGAAATAGATGGGATTTTGCGGGTCATCCGCCCACTCGCCCGAATTTTGATCGATATTGACCAACCCCTGCATCCGGATTTTCCCGACGCAGGCTGTCATGCAACGGGTCTCCCACGGGGTCCCGTTGGAGAGCGCTTCCTTTCCCTCGATGCGCGGATAGCAGCCAATGCACTTCTCGCTCGTGCGGGTGTCCACCCGGAACATGGATTTTTTGTACGGGCAGGCCTCCACGCACTTCCGGTAGCCGCGGCAGCGCTCCTGGTCGATGAGAACGATGCCGTCTTCAGGCCGCTTGTAGATGGCCTTCCGGGGGCACGCGGCCAGGCACGCGGGATAGGTGCAGTGATTGCAAATGCGCTGGAGATAAAAAAACCAGCTTTTGTGCTCGGGCAGATTCGCGCCCTCTTTGTTGTAGAGGCCTCGGACGCCCTTGGGTCCCTTCGCGGTGTCCTCGCCGATGTTGGGGAAACGCCATTCCTCATCACTCGGCAGATAGCCGAGAACGCGCTGCGGACCCTCGGGCCCGATCCGCCGGTGCGCCGCCTCGAAAATGGTCATCCCACTGTAAGTCCCATAGGGGCGCCGGGCGCCATTTTGCGTCGCATCCCACGCCTGCTTGTCAGGGTTGGCTTCCTCAAGCAATTGGAGCGACTTCACGTCCCAGTTCTGCGGATAGCCCCCGTAGGGCTTGGTTTCGACGTTGTTCCACCACATGTACTCCTGGCCCTTGGAGAAGGTCCAGGTGGACTTGCACGCCATGGTGCACGTCTGACAACCGATACAACGATTGATGTTGAAGACAAACGCGAATTGCTGCGCGGCATGACGCTCTTCGTAGGGATACTCCATCTTCCGCCCAAGCTGCCAGTTATAGACCTGAGGCATGTTCTCTCCTCCCTTATTCGTAAACCGGGAACCAGCTGGCCCGGGCTTCGGCAATCATTTCCTTCACGATCCCTTCCCCTTGGGCGAGATACACGCCGTGAGGCACCGAGTAGAACGGATTGCGGAACATTTCCAGGATTTCCTCGTCCCTGTGCCCCATCCGTACGAACTCCTCCGCCAGACAGCGCACCATCTCCCGCTCCGCGCCCGCTTCCGCATCCGGCAAGGGGATGGAGACGAGTTCCATCGGATCTTCGTGATCAAATTCATCCTTTGGCATCGCTTTATCCCCTCTTCACTTTCACCATGCCTTCGAGGTAACGGCGCATGAATTTGTTCTCCCCGCCGGGCGCGAACCCCGTCGTCGCCGGCGCCCATACGCCGCGGCCGCCCAGGCCGCCATCCTCCGCTTTGGTCATCTTGACGAGTGTTTCTTTCGGAACCGTGTTGACGGCGTGGTTGTCGGCCTCGCCGCCCATCAGGAAACTCATGTCCACCTTCTTCTTGTGGAACAGGCTGTCGAGCTGGTGCATGGGCATGAGCCAGCCGCGCGTGATCGACTGGTGGGAGCCGTAGCGGTAACTCGCCTGATATCCCGTATCGGCGGAAACCGCACGGCCATCTTTTCGTGTTTCATGCCCCTTCACGCTCTTTTCGGTGGCGCACCAGGCCCCGTGCTTGATCATCACAACGTCATAGGGATACGCCGGATTGAACTTCACACGGAGCATGAGACGCGCCACCTTGTAGAAGGGGTCGTCCGGCTTCCAGCCGATGTAGGGCCGATCGGCAGGGTTGGCGTCCACGTAAACATAATCGCCTTCCTTGAAGCCCAGGTCCTTCGCGGCCTCGGGGTTCATCTGCACCTGCTGCTCGCCCACCCCGGGTTGGCGGCGATCCATGCGGTAGGGATCGCCGAAGCTGGTCGACCAGATAAAGTTCCAGTCGGTCACCTGCCACGAGGAGTGGGTGAAGTGCCGGCTCTTCGGGGTGAGGCAGAAGAAGCGGTAGCCAGCCTCCCACAGCGGATTTTTGGTCTCTTTCGCCTCTTTCCACGGAAGCTTGATGTTGCGCACCTGCCGCTCGCCCCAGCCCATGTGCTCGCGCGGGATGCCGTAATCCTCGGGCCGGATGAAGGGACTCGAGCTGACGATGACGTTTGGAAGATAGGGCGTTCCTTCCGGGCCCTCGCGTTGGACGATGAGGTTCTCTCCATATTCGATGACCTCGGGCTCGTCGTTATAGGCCTGGAGCCTTCCGGTCGGCGAGAAGAACGGAACCGAATCTTCGATCTGCTCGAGGAAGGGAACGCGAGGGTAGGAGCGGAAAAGCATGAGCGCCGACCCGGGTTCGCCGTACTTGCCCG is a genomic window containing:
- a CDS encoding 4Fe-4S dicluster domain-containing protein — protein: MPQVYNWQLGRKMEYPYEERHAAQQFAFVFNINRCIGCQTCTMACKSTWTFSKGQEYMWWNNVETKPYGGYPQNWDVKSLQLLEEANPDKQAWDATQNGARRPYGTYSGMTIFEAAHRRIGPEGPQRVLGYLPSDEEWRFPNIGEDTAKGPKGVRGLYNKEGANLPEHKSWFFYLQRICNHCTYPACLAACPRKAIYKRPEDGIVLIDQERCRGYRKCVEACPYKKSMFRVDTRTSEKCIGCYPRIEGKEALSNGTPWETRCMTACVGKIRMQGLVNIDQNSGEWADDPQNPIYFLVKKEKVALPLYPQFGTEPNGYYIPPRWVPRPYLHQMFGPGVDQAIERYAAPSRELLAVMQLFRAQQAIVFRYEIKEGPKVFETKINGKPWALFNDTVIGYDNKGKEIVRLTIEEPFQRRPAERPNSI
- a CDS encoding molecular chaperone TorD family protein, whose amino-acid sequence is MNPTVSREVMLPLARSRIYAHLAACFRYPDETTWAEIAGDEARGTFADACAQLAEGKEYRCLRRYADGLPLRDTNSLKKFELFYQEVFGHTISKLCPPYETEYGNMHLFQQSDFLSDLGGLYRAFGVTPQEGKERSDHISIQLEFLYLLSFKEAHALREEKKDEAKICRDAQVAFLEDHLARWAPIFAARLERKNPEGIFSAAARLLGDFIKAEQKALAADPELVPDVSRGEFLPMASDEWDSTEWQVPGGAASDLH